One genomic region from Nostoc sphaeroides encodes:
- a CDS encoding peptidoglycan-binding protein — MEYLAYSQMFIAQEEASRNTKYNPSKSQLDTKKPLTSSHIVITKEETSGITKAKFNWKKLLKSSAWLALAGVGVLLIAAAQIQISSAAFVKTNGSCLRIRTGPSTNYSYIDCVPNGTTLPAIERYENGFARLSTGRYVFARWVGDRPNNPPVTRPGGVGGSVILTPGSRGQLVRDVQTALGNLRVDGIYGQETVSRVRSFQASKGLLVDGTVGPETRAALGI, encoded by the coding sequence ATGGAATATCTTGCTTATTCTCAGATGTTTATTGCTCAAGAAGAGGCATCTCGAAACACCAAATATAATCCGTCTAAATCTCAATTAGATACCAAAAAACCTCTTACATCTTCTCATATAGTTATTACGAAAGAAGAGACATCTGGAATCACCAAAGCTAAATTCAATTGGAAAAAACTTCTTAAATCTTCAGCTTGGTTAGCTTTAGCTGGTGTTGGTGTATTACTTATTGCCGCTGCTCAAATCCAAATAAGTTCAGCTGCATTTGTCAAGACTAACGGCAGTTGTTTGCGTATCCGTACAGGCCCAAGCACTAACTATTCATATATAGATTGCGTACCAAATGGAACAACACTTCCAGCCATTGAAAGGTATGAAAACGGTTTTGCTAGACTTTCTACGGGTAGATACGTTTTTGCTCGATGGGTTGGTGATAGACCTAACAATCCTCCTGTAACTAGACCTGGTGGTGTTGGCGGTTCGGTGATTCTTACCCCTGGTTCTAGAGGTCAGCTTGTAAGAGATGTTCAGACAGCTTTAGGTAATCTCAGAGTCGATGGAATTTACGGTCAAGAAACTGTTAGCCGAGTCCGAAGTTTTCAGGCAAGTAAAGGTTTACTTGTAGATGGTACGGTGGGGCCAGAAACACGAGCAGCTTTAGGTATTTAA